One Gordonia zhaorongruii DNA segment encodes these proteins:
- a CDS encoding DedA family protein — MIHTLLAETSTNVALMPGFMDPFNLIGYFGPAAFWGLLLVIFIESGVLFPILPGDSLLFVAGLVAAGSATAEHAEKVADSGLTLWPLVIGVPIAGILGGQAGYWIGRYVGTSMFKPDARFLKEKYLTEAHDFFEKHGPITIFLARFVPIVRTIAPIVAGAARMKFPVFTIFNVVGAIVWGSGIVLLGYWLGQFEIIQKLIEPIFILIVLISVLPMLIEWLRRRRSGKDDAVATD, encoded by the coding sequence GTGATCCACACACTGCTTGCCGAGACCTCGACCAACGTGGCACTCATGCCCGGATTCATGGACCCGTTCAACCTGATCGGGTACTTCGGCCCAGCCGCGTTCTGGGGCCTGCTGCTGGTCATCTTCATCGAGTCCGGCGTCCTGTTCCCCATCCTCCCCGGCGATTCGCTGCTGTTCGTCGCAGGCCTCGTCGCCGCAGGCAGTGCGACCGCCGAGCATGCGGAGAAGGTCGCCGACTCCGGGCTCACGCTCTGGCCACTCGTCATCGGCGTGCCCATCGCCGGAATACTCGGTGGCCAGGCCGGTTACTGGATCGGCAGGTACGTCGGGACGTCGATGTTCAAACCCGATGCCAGGTTCCTCAAGGAGAAATACCTCACCGAGGCGCACGACTTCTTCGAGAAGCACGGGCCGATCACCATCTTCCTGGCCCGGTTCGTGCCGATCGTTCGCACCATCGCGCCGATCGTCGCCGGTGCCGCCCGAATGAAGTTCCCGGTGTTCACGATCTTCAACGTGGTCGGAGCCATCGTCTGGGGATCGGGCATCGTCCTGCTCGGCTACTGGCTCGGCCAGTTCGAGATCATCCAGAAGCTGATCGAGCCGATCTTCATCCTGATCGTGCTGATCTCTGTTCTCCCGATGCTGATCGAATGGCTTCGTCGCCGTCGCAGCGGCAAGGACGACGCGGTCGCTACCGACTGA
- a CDS encoding FUSC family protein, whose product MPRFLRVRLRRVWISLVPIIQCAVAAGLSWWIAADLLDHVKPFFAPIAAVVSLGLTLARRWRRSVELIGGVLIGIIVGDLLISRLGTGAWQIVVVVMVAMCIAVFLDRGPIIPIQSASSAVLIATLIAPGAGSFDRAADALIGGAIGLLVVAVLPVNPARRARRDAAAILETLQNLSADLAMALRLEDEEAMYRVLESARGTQGAVDSLHSDVASGREVVRISPLYWASRKRIQRISATAEPIDNAVRNFRVIARRALGVTQRGVAVEPAIVEIVSDLCRGFEILREMMMAEPGQEPDEADAARVIRSIVRKARTSLADSVDDLSEAALLVELRSLLVDMMMVAGLKRMSAIAQLHMPR is encoded by the coding sequence ATGCCTCGATTCCTGCGGGTTCGGCTCAGACGCGTATGGATCTCGCTGGTGCCGATCATCCAGTGCGCCGTCGCGGCGGGTCTTTCCTGGTGGATCGCGGCGGACCTGCTCGACCACGTCAAGCCGTTCTTCGCGCCGATCGCGGCGGTCGTCTCGCTCGGGCTCACCTTGGCCCGGCGGTGGCGGCGGTCGGTGGAGCTGATCGGCGGCGTGCTCATCGGCATCATCGTCGGCGACCTGCTGATCTCGAGACTCGGGACCGGTGCATGGCAGATCGTCGTCGTGGTGATGGTGGCCATGTGCATCGCGGTGTTCCTCGATCGCGGGCCGATCATCCCGATCCAGTCCGCGTCGTCGGCGGTGCTGATCGCGACCTTGATCGCACCGGGGGCAGGTAGCTTCGACCGCGCCGCGGACGCACTCATCGGCGGCGCCATCGGATTACTGGTGGTCGCGGTCCTACCGGTGAATCCCGCACGACGGGCCAGGCGAGATGCGGCGGCGATCCTCGAGACTCTCCAGAACCTGTCGGCCGACCTGGCGATGGCGCTGCGACTCGAGGACGAGGAGGCCATGTACCGGGTGCTCGAGTCGGCGCGCGGTACCCAAGGGGCCGTCGACTCTCTGCACTCGGACGTGGCGTCCGGTCGCGAGGTGGTCCGGATCTCGCCGCTGTACTGGGCGTCACGCAAGCGCATCCAGCGAATTTCGGCGACGGCGGAGCCGATCGACAACGCCGTGCGCAACTTCCGGGTCATCGCGCGACGTGCGCTCGGGGTGACGCAGCGCGGCGTGGCCGTCGAGCCTGCGATCGTGGAGATCGTCAGCGACCTGTGCCGCGGTTTCGAGATCCTGCGCGAGATGATGATGGCCGAACCGGGGCAGGAGCCCGATGAGGCCGACGCGGCACGGGTCATCCGCTCCATCGTGCGTAAGGCCAGGACATCGCTGGCCGACAGCGTCGACGACCTCTCGGAGGCCGCGCTGCTGGTGGAACTGCGTTCACTGCTGGTGGACATGATGATGGTGGCCGGACTCAAGCGGATGTCGGCCATCGCGCAGCTGCATATGCCGCGGTAG
- a CDS encoding cation diffusion facilitator family transporter: protein MGSGHEHDGHSHGPTAADLAGGGAGHRRIWPMAVSVVIIAAFFVVELVTGLIADSLALIADAGHMLTDVVALCMGLSALLLARHGRVTDGRSFGWYRAEVFTAVLNAVLLIGVGAFVLVEAIRRIGDDPAVMGGPMIIVAILGLLANLVVMLLIRGDAGGSIAVRGAYLEVLADAIGSVGVLIAGILTVTVGWGYADLVVAVLIALWVVPRAVRLALDALRILNQQAPSHIDMDVLRADLIDVAGVEDVHDLHVWSVTTGMDVATVHLTASVNNSRVLADARSVLESHGLDHATVQIESSGSRSACTGELAW from the coding sequence ATGGGTAGCGGACACGAGCACGACGGGCACAGTCACGGTCCCACCGCGGCCGATCTCGCCGGCGGCGGTGCGGGGCACCGACGCATCTGGCCGATGGCGGTATCTGTGGTCATCATCGCCGCATTCTTCGTCGTCGAACTCGTCACCGGCCTCATCGCGGACTCGCTGGCCCTCATCGCCGACGCCGGGCACATGCTCACCGACGTCGTCGCGCTGTGCATGGGCCTGTCCGCCCTGCTTCTGGCCCGCCACGGCCGCGTGACCGACGGTCGGAGCTTCGGCTGGTACCGCGCCGAGGTGTTCACCGCGGTCCTGAACGCCGTCCTGCTGATCGGCGTCGGCGCCTTCGTCCTGGTCGAAGCCATTCGTCGCATCGGGGACGATCCTGCGGTGATGGGCGGGCCGATGATCATCGTCGCGATCCTCGGATTGCTCGCCAACCTGGTCGTCATGCTCTTGATCCGCGGCGACGCCGGCGGGTCGATCGCAGTCCGCGGCGCGTACCTGGAAGTGCTCGCCGACGCGATCGGCAGCGTCGGGGTCCTGATCGCGGGCATTCTCACCGTCACCGTCGGATGGGGATACGCCGACCTGGTGGTTGCCGTGCTGATCGCTCTGTGGGTGGTGCCGCGTGCGGTGAGACTCGCGCTCGACGCGCTCCGGATTCTCAACCAGCAGGCGCCGTCGCACATCGACATGGATGTACTGCGCGCCGATCTCATCGACGTCGCCGGGGTGGAGGACGTCCACGATCTCCACGTGTGGTCGGTGACCACCGGGATGGACGTCGCCACAGTGCACCTGACGGCGTCGGTGAACAACTCCCGCGTTCTCGCGGACGCGCGCAGCGTCCTCGAATCACACGGTCTCGATCACGCGACGGTGCAGATCGAATCGTCGGGAAGCCGCTCGGCGTGTACCGGCGAACTCGCCTGGTGA
- a CDS encoding site-2 protease family protein — MTTPTTAALRSVRPGPVFLGLCVAFAAGVGLLLSTGADRSALAVVGALLLILSGWVISLSLHEFGHAFTAFRYGDRSAELRGYLTLNPLKYTHPGLSLGLPLLIIALGGIGFPGGAVYVNQSGFTSAQRTKVSLAGPAANLIIGAVLCMVLLVYPLSIDNVNLWTSLAVLAFLQFTAVILNIIPVPGFDGYHAIEPYLSWDLRRSAEKIAPFGFLIVFALLWIPFLNRAFFDLVYGLLDMFGLDPGFVAYGMDLFVFWR, encoded by the coding sequence GTGACGACACCGACGACCGCGGCTCTGCGGTCGGTACGGCCCGGGCCGGTGTTCCTCGGCCTGTGCGTCGCCTTCGCAGCGGGCGTCGGTCTGCTGCTGTCGACGGGCGCCGACCGGTCGGCGCTCGCGGTTGTCGGTGCACTGCTGCTGATCCTCAGCGGCTGGGTCATCTCGCTGTCGCTGCACGAGTTCGGGCATGCGTTCACCGCGTTCCGGTACGGCGACCGATCCGCCGAACTGCGGGGATACCTGACCCTCAACCCGCTCAAGTACACCCATCCCGGACTGTCACTCGGCCTGCCGTTGCTGATCATCGCTCTCGGCGGCATCGGCTTTCCCGGCGGCGCCGTCTACGTCAACCAATCCGGCTTCACCAGCGCCCAGCGGACCAAGGTGTCGCTGGCCGGCCCGGCCGCGAACCTGATCATCGGCGCCGTGCTGTGCATGGTGCTGCTGGTGTACCCGCTGAGTATCGACAACGTGAATCTGTGGACGTCCCTCGCCGTGCTGGCGTTCCTGCAGTTCACGGCCGTCATCCTCAACATCATTCCGGTGCCCGGATTCGACGGCTATCACGCCATCGAGCCGTACCTGTCGTGGGATCTGCGGCGCAGCGCGGAGAAGATCGCGCCGTTCGGGTTCCTCATCGTCTTCGCATTGCTGTGGATCCCGTTCCTCAACCGCGCGTTCTTCGACCTGGTTTACGGGCTGCTCGACATGTTCGGCCTCGACCCCGGATTCGTCGCCTACGGCATGGATCTGTTCGTCTTCTGGCGGTAG
- the fbaA gene encoding class II fructose-bisphosphate aldolase: MPIATPEKYAEMLAKAKKDKFAFPAINCTSSETINAAIKGFADAGSDGIIQFSTGGSEFGSGQGVKDMVTGAVALAEFAHVVAEKYDVTIALHTDHCPKDKLDGFVRPLIEISRERVERGENPLFQSHMWDGSAVPIDENLEIAKELLAASKAANIILEVEIGVVGGEEDGVENAINDKLYTSVDDFEKTVDALGTGENGHYLLAATFGNVHGVYKPGNVKLRPDVLKDGQDAAIAKLGLDASAQPFDFVFHGGSGSLKSEIEEAVGYGVIKMNVDTDTQYAFTRPVAGHMLGNYDGVLKIDGEVGNKKVYDPRSYLKKAEASMATRVGEACDVLGSSGQSIGR; encoded by the coding sequence TTGCCAATCGCAACCCCCGAGAAGTACGCCGAGATGCTCGCCAAGGCGAAGAAGGACAAGTTCGCCTTCCCCGCCATCAACTGCACCTCGTCGGAGACGATCAACGCCGCCATCAAGGGCTTCGCTGACGCGGGCAGCGACGGCATCATTCAGTTCTCCACCGGTGGCTCCGAGTTCGGCTCGGGCCAGGGTGTGAAGGACATGGTCACCGGTGCGGTCGCTCTCGCCGAGTTCGCACATGTCGTCGCCGAGAAGTACGACGTGACGATCGCCCTGCACACCGACCACTGCCCCAAGGACAAGCTCGACGGCTTCGTCCGCCCGCTCATCGAGATCTCCCGTGAGCGTGTGGAGCGCGGCGAGAACCCGCTGTTCCAGTCGCACATGTGGGACGGCTCCGCGGTCCCGATCGACGAGAACCTGGAGATCGCGAAGGAGCTCCTCGCAGCGAGCAAGGCCGCCAACATCATCCTCGAGGTGGAGATCGGCGTCGTCGGCGGCGAAGAGGACGGTGTCGAGAACGCCATCAACGACAAGCTGTACACGTCGGTCGATGACTTCGAGAAGACCGTCGACGCCCTCGGGACCGGCGAGAACGGCCACTACCTGCTGGCGGCTACGTTCGGCAACGTGCACGGCGTGTACAAGCCGGGCAACGTGAAGCTGCGCCCCGACGTCCTCAAGGACGGCCAGGACGCGGCGATCGCCAAGCTGGGTCTCGACGCGTCGGCGCAGCCGTTCGACTTCGTGTTCCACGGTGGCTCGGGCTCACTCAAGAGCGAGATCGAGGAGGCCGTCGGCTACGGCGTCATCAAGATGAACGTCGATACCGACACCCAGTACGCCTTCACCCGTCCGGTCGCCGGGCACATGTTGGGCAACTACGACGGCGTTCTCAAGATCGACGGTGAGGTCGGCAACAAGAAGGTCTACGATCCCCGCAGCTACCTGAAGAAGGCGGAGGCCTCGATGGCGACCCGTGTCGGCGAGGCGTGCGACGTCCTCGGCTCGTCGGGCCAGTCGATCGGCCGCTGA
- a CDS encoding GMC oxidoreductase, with product MCVALTRREMLIGAAGAGAMAVGATAAGSVAPGPARSAPSHVRRESSEHRVIVVGSGFGGAVTALRLTQAGVPVLLLERGREWKPGPNRNTFPNPLSPDKRVLWHRSAPELFGRPFSPEPYVGLVDAVAGENMTAVTAAGLGGGSLIYQGMSLVPKQDVFNEHLPEQLDWQRMHDVHYPRVARMLQLETAPDRLIRTPAYQAARIFASRARRAGLPVSKIPMPIDWQYALDELSGKMRPSYTDGSGALGVNNGGKHSVDVTYLRQARATGLLTIATLHEVSAVHRSKDGSWRLDVTETDHSGTPVTHKTMTTKTLVMAAGAVHTTRLLVQARDGGAVDDLPDGIGTGWGTNADRIYVWSDPALNFGARQGGPVVFGSLNWDSPSTAHTVIQASIPTAGMEAHSTMMVGYGVSKTRGRFRYDSSTGAARLIWPADGDRRIQWGHIHPTARKIAGPGGVLIDSNRFVNTTWHALGGASMGSVCDLSGRVKGQRGLYVIDGALIPGNCAACNPSMTIAAVAERALDDIVANDVGIRI from the coding sequence ATGTGTGTGGCGCTGACTCGTCGGGAGATGCTCATCGGAGCGGCTGGGGCTGGAGCGATGGCAGTCGGCGCGACGGCGGCCGGGTCGGTCGCCCCGGGTCCGGCGCGGAGCGCACCCTCCCACGTCCGGCGCGAATCATCCGAGCATCGGGTGATCGTCGTCGGATCGGGATTCGGCGGTGCGGTGACGGCGCTGCGGCTGACGCAGGCGGGTGTGCCGGTCCTGCTCCTCGAACGAGGACGTGAGTGGAAGCCGGGCCCGAACAGGAATACGTTCCCGAACCCGCTCAGCCCCGACAAGCGGGTGCTGTGGCACCGCAGTGCGCCCGAGTTATTCGGCCGGCCGTTCTCTCCGGAGCCGTACGTCGGCCTCGTCGACGCGGTGGCGGGCGAGAACATGACCGCTGTGACGGCAGCGGGGCTCGGTGGCGGAAGCCTCATCTACCAGGGCATGTCGTTGGTGCCGAAGCAGGACGTGTTCAACGAGCACCTACCCGAGCAACTCGACTGGCAGCGCATGCACGATGTGCACTACCCGCGGGTCGCGAGGATGCTGCAATTGGAGACGGCGCCGGACCGCTTGATCCGCACTCCGGCGTATCAAGCGGCGCGCATCTTCGCGTCCCGTGCGCGGCGCGCCGGGCTGCCGGTGTCGAAGATCCCGATGCCGATCGACTGGCAGTATGCGCTCGACGAGCTGTCCGGAAAGATGCGGCCGTCGTACACGGATGGTTCCGGTGCACTCGGGGTCAACAACGGCGGCAAGCACAGTGTCGACGTCACGTACCTGCGTCAGGCGCGCGCGACGGGGCTGCTGACCATCGCGACACTGCACGAGGTGTCTGCGGTTCATCGGAGCAAGGACGGCAGCTGGCGGCTCGACGTCACCGAGACCGATCACAGCGGTACGCCGGTGACCCACAAGACGATGACCACGAAGACGCTGGTGATGGCGGCCGGCGCTGTGCACACCACCCGTCTGCTGGTGCAAGCAAGAGACGGTGGCGCCGTGGACGATCTTCCGGACGGGATCGGCACGGGGTGGGGAACCAACGCCGACCGCATCTACGTGTGGTCCGACCCCGCGCTGAATTTCGGGGCACGCCAGGGCGGCCCCGTGGTCTTCGGCAGCCTCAACTGGGACTCGCCGTCTACCGCGCACACCGTGATCCAGGCGTCTATCCCGACGGCGGGCATGGAGGCGCACAGCACCATGATGGTGGGCTACGGAGTAAGCAAGACGAGGGGCCGGTTCCGGTACGACTCGTCGACCGGTGCTGCGCGCCTTATCTGGCCGGCTGACGGCGATCGGCGCATTCAGTGGGGGCACATTCACCCCACGGCACGCAAGATCGCCGGGCCCGGTGGCGTGCTCATCGACTCGAACAGATTCGTCAACACCACCTGGCATGCCTTAGGCGGTGCGTCGATGGGCAGCGTCTGCGACCTGAGCGGACGCGTCAAAGGGCAGCGCGGGCTGTACGTGATCGACGGCGCGCTCATCCCCGGCAACTGCGCCGCCTGCAATCCATCGATGACGATCGCAGCCGTCGCCGAGCGGGCTCTGGACGACATCGTCGCGAACGACGTGGGCATCCGTATCTGA
- a CDS encoding DUF3151 domain-containing protein, whose translation MTSFGDLLGPPPTLLTGDDEAESDLLNGADPAAVAAEHPTASVAWAYLAEASLDGATDGAEPDTGRVIAAYAYARTGYHRGLDQLRRHGWKGFGPVPWSHEQNQGFLRCVGALARAAAAVGEEDEHLRCLDLLNDSDPRAITELGLD comes from the coding sequence GTGACCTCATTCGGAGACTTGCTCGGACCGCCGCCCACACTCCTCACGGGAGACGATGAAGCCGAATCGGATCTGCTCAATGGGGCCGACCCGGCAGCCGTCGCAGCTGAACATCCGACGGCGTCCGTCGCCTGGGCTTACCTGGCCGAGGCGTCGCTCGATGGCGCGACCGACGGCGCGGAGCCGGACACCGGCCGCGTGATCGCGGCGTACGCGTACGCACGCACCGGCTACCACCGCGGACTCGACCAGCTTCGGCGCCACGGTTGGAAGGGCTTCGGGCCCGTGCCGTGGAGCCATGAGCAGAATCAGGGGTTCCTCCGCTGCGTCGGCGCCCTCGCGCGTGCCGCCGCGGCGGTCGGTGAAGAGGACGAGCACCTGCGCTGCCTCGATCTGCTGAACGACAGTGACCCGCGTGCGATCACCGAGCTCGGCCTGGACTGA